CGGGTACAACCTGATGATCATCAACACGCCGGGCTCAGCCAGCCTCGAATCGCGGCAAGCCGACGTCCAGGCGTTGTTGGAGCGACGGGTGGACGGCATCCTGTACGCCACCATGTACCACCGCAACGTGGAACTGCCGTCCAACCTCGGCAGCGTCCCGTCGGTCCTGGTTGACTCGGTGGCGACCGCCGGGAACATCGCGGCTGTGATCCCGGACGAAGACGGAGGCGCCCGTGCCGCCGTCGGCGCCCTGTTGGAAGCCGGCCACACGCAGATCGGTTTCATCAACAACACCGATGATGTCCCCGCCACCCGCGAGCGCCTCCATGCCTTCCGTGCCACGCTCAACGAAGCAGGGCTCGACGGCGATGGGGCACCTGTTGAGTCCGAACTCTCCGAAGTGCAGGGCGGCTACGAAGCGACCCTCCGCATCTTGTCGGGCCAAGACAGGCCGACGGCCCTGTTCTGCTACAACGACCGCATGGCGATGGGCGCCTACCGTGCCGCCGCGGAGTTGGGCCTCACCATCCCTACCGACCTTTCCGTGGTGGGTTTCGACGACCAGGAACTCATCGCCGCCAACCTCTACCCGGGGCTCACAACTGTGGCCCTGCCGCATTACGAGATGGGTGCTTGGGCTGCCGAGCACCTGATTGACGCTATTGAAGGCAAGGCGGACCTCGATCCGCTGGCCCTCCACCCGACCATCCTGGGTTGCCCTCTGGTCCGCCGCGACTCGATCGCGGCTCCCCGGTAAGCCGCCCTTTCCACGTACTTCCAAGAGGAACGCCACACATGTCCACTAGCCTTGATGCCGCACGCCCGGAGACAGCTCCGGACAAAGATTCCGGGTTCCGGCCTGCCATCCATTTCACGGCAAAGGACACTTGGCTCAATGACCCCAACGGCCTGGTTTTCCACGACGGCCTGTACCACCTCTTCTTCCAAAACAATCCCTCCGGCAACGTGTGGGGCAATATGTCCTGGGGGCACGCCACGTCCGAGGATCTCCTGCATTGGACGGAGCTTCCAGTGGCTATCGCCTGCGATGAGCGCGAGGACATCTTCTCCGGAAGCGTTGTGGTGGACCACGGCAACACGTCCGGTTTCGGCACGGCTGAGGCGCCCGCTTTGGTTGCGATCTATACAAGCGCTTTCAAGCCGGGAACCGAATACAGCGGCACTCAGGCGCAGTCCCTTGCGTACAGCACCGATTCGGGAATGACCTGGCAAAAGTACGGCGGAAATCCCGTGCTCACCCGCGGCTCGGCCCACTTCCGGGACCCCAAAGTCTTCCGCTACGAAGGCGGGGGTGACGCCTATTGGGTGATGGTCGCCGTCGAAGCCCAACAACAGAAAGTTGTCCTGTACCGCTCTGATGACCTGAAATCTTGGGATTTCCTCAGCGAGTTCGGCCCGGCCAATGCCGACGAGGGCGAGTGGGAATGTCCTGACCTTTTTCCGCTGGCACTGGACGGGAACCCGGCGGACACCATGTGGGTGCTGATCGTCAACGTGAACCCCGGCGCGGTGGCCGGAGGGTCGGGCGGCCAGTACTTTGTGGGACAGTTCGACGGCGTCCGTTTCGTTCCGGACGAAGCTGCCCTCGCCGCCCCTGCCGGGCTGTCCGCCCTGCCCGACGCGGAGGCACGCACCGAGGCGCTGCAGCACTGCCTCTGGTTGGACTGGGGACGCGACTGCTACGCATCTGTCTCCTTCAGCAATGTTCCGGGAGGCCGGCGCATCATCATCGGATGGATGAGCAACTGGGACTACGCCAACGAGTTGCCCACTTCTCCGTGGCGTTCGGCCATGACACTCCCCCGCGAGCTTCGGCTCGTCACGGTCGAAGGCTCGCCCCGTTTGGTCCAGGAACCAGTCCTGCCCGAACTGCCGGCTGGCAGCGACCTTGAACCCGGGGATCCTCCCTTTAGCCTGCCGGACGCAGAACCGGGAAGCGCGCAGGTGATCGACGCCGAAATGCGGCTCGAAGGCGAAGGCCTGGTGGAGTTTCTGCTGTTCGGCAGCCGAGACGGCGCGCAAGGCACGTACCTTCGGTACGATCCAACCACTGCCCGGCTCACGCTGGACCGCAGGAATTCCGGAAACACCGGCTTCCACCAGAAGTTCCCGTCCGTTGAATCAGCGCCCCTTGAACTGGAAGACGGTCTGCTCAAGTTGCTCATCGTGGCCGATCACTGCTCAGTGGAAGTGTTCGCCCAAGATGGCCGCGTTGTCCTGACGGACCTCGTCTTCCCGGACGTTCGCAGCCTGGAGAACCGGCTCACCCTGACGGACAGCCGGGCAACCCTGCTCAAACTCGCCGTTTCGAAGCTCGCTTAAGGAGGACTCCCGATGCAAAGTACCCGGCCAACCTCTGACCCCAGGAACCCGCTGGAAGTCCTGGTGGTGGGCGAAGCGATCATGGACATCGTTGTTTCAGCCCAAGGGTCCGTGGAACATCCCGGAGGATCACCAACCAATGTTGCCTACGGCTTAGGCCGGTTGGGGGTTGAAACCGCGCTTTTGACGTCGATTGGCGACGACCCCCGGGCGGCTGCCATCGAACAGCACCTCAGCGGTGCCGGCGTGACCCTCCTGCCGGGCTCCCGGCGCCCGGGCCGGACCGCGACGGCAACGGCCACGCTCGCTGACGACGGCTCAGCACACTACGACTTTGATATCCGCTGGACCCTTCCCGGAACGGCTCCGGCCACTTTGCCCAAGATCCTGCACACGGGATCGATTGCCACCTTCCTGGCCCCCGGAGCAGCGGCCGTGAAGGAGTTGCTGCTCCAATCCCATGAGCGCTGCCTGGTGACATATGACCCGAACATCCGCCCGGCCCTCTTGGGAAGCCACGCTGAGGCCAGGAGCATCTTCGAAGAGCTGGTCCCGCTCACCGACGTGGTCAAGCTCAGCGACGAGGATGCGCAGTGGTTGTACCCGGGGGTGCACCTGGACGACGTCCCCGGGCACATCCTCGGACTCGGCGCACGGCTGGTGGCCATCACCGCCGGGTCCCGGGGTTCAGTGCTTGCTACCGCGCAGGCCCACGCTGTGGTTCCCGCTGTCGGGTCCAAAGTGGCAGATACCATCGGCGCGGGCGATTCCTATATGTCGGCTTTGATCCATGGCCTCTTGCATCGCGGAAGCGAAGGTCTCTCAGCGTCAGTGCTGGCTTCGTTGGGTCGGACTGCGGCCAAAGCTGCCGCCATCACAGTCCGCCGGGCGGGCGCCAACCCGCCGACATTGGCCGAGCTGCACATGGACCTGCCGGAACAGGAAGCGTTGGTCCCGTGATCCACAAAGGCCCAGGAATGACCACGCTCCCAACCCACCACCCCGAGGGGATTCACACCATGTCCAGCAACAACTACTACGACGTCACCACGTGGCCTGTTGGCAACCCTTTCGAGGACGTCGGAGAAGTCATCAACAGCATCATCGCCGACATCAAGCAGCGGCAAACCGCCGCGGACGTGAACGACGGCGGTAAGCCGGGTGCGGTGATCTACCTTCCGCCCGGTGATTATCGCCTGCGCACACAGGTACTGATCGACATAAGCTTCCTCAGGATCCAAGGTTCAGGGCATGGCTTCACGTCATCGAGCATCCGGTTCAACGTGCCGCAGGAAGAATGGTCCGGTTTGCACGAACTGTGGCCCGGGGGCAGCCGGATCCTGGTGGACCTCGCTGCGGGCGACTCTGCGGACGAATCAGAGGGGGCCGCTTTCCTCGTCAAGCGTGAGGGCAGCCCCCGGATCAGTTCCGTTGAGTTCACCGACTTCTGCATCGATGGCCTGCACTTCTCACCGGACGGCTCCGCGCTCCCTGCGGAGAACACGTACGTCAACGGTAAGACCGGCATTCACGTTGCCAGCGCCAATGACTCCTTCCGCGTCAATGGCATGGGGTTCATCTACCTGGAGCATGCCCTTGCCATCCACAAAGCTGATGCGCTCTCCATCCACGACAACTTCATTGCCGAATGCGGGAACTGCATCGAACTGCGGGGATGGGGACAGGCATCCAAGATCACCGACAACCTGATCGGCGCAGGCTTCAAAGGCCATTCAATCTACGCGGAGAACCATGGCGGCCTACTGATAACGGCCAACAATGTCTTCCCCCGTGGTGCCAGCAGCGTCCACCTTTCCGGGGTCACACGCTCAAGCGTCACTAACAACCGCCTGCACTCGTTCTACCCCGGGATGGTGATCCTTGCAGAGGGCAGCTCGGAGAACCTCGTGGCCACCAACCACTTCCTCCGCGATCACGAACCCTGGACGCCCTTCTTCGGGATCGACAACGGCTTGGACGATGACTTTGGACTGCTCAACGTCCACGGCAACCACAACTCGATCTTCGCGAACCATTTCTCCTTGATCGTGGATTCGGAGAGCATCCGGCCCTCCGGAACAGCCCCCGTGATCATCAAGCTCGCCGAGGGTGCGGGCAACATGGTCTCCACCAACCACGTGGTGGCCAAGGACGTCCAGGCCACATCGAGCGAATCCTGCTTTGAAGCGCAGGTGGACGCACTGCTGGCAAGCCGGGCTACGGAACGACTGCAAGTGACCACCGTCCTGGTCGAATCCGCCTCTGTCCACAACACCGTCCTGGACTCCGGCAGCGAAGCACAGGTGGTGGCCGACCGGACCACCAACGCGGTGAGGGCCACGCCGGGCATCCAATTGACGGCTACACCCGGCATGTAACTGGCAGTAGGGGTTGTTCCCAGCGCTGGGAACAACCCCTACTGCCACTCAGATGGAGTATTCGCCTTTGATCACAAAGAACGAGCCCCGGATCTCTCCTGCCAGTTTGGACTTCTGCCGTGCGAACTTGAAGGTGCCGGCCAGTTCCGCCGGGATCTCCATGCCTTGGGAGAGCTTGAAGCCAACAGCCCGTTTGGATCCCTCATCAAGGCCGTACAGGACATTGATGGACAGGCCGGATTCGTAGAACACGTACGTCCAGCGGGTGCCTTCCACCTCAAAGGACGTGACCTCGAGGGGCCGCGACTCGATGACGAGGTCCCGCTCCTTAAGGACCCGGTTCACGTAGTCGACGATCTCCGGGGACTCCTCCGCCGGGACCGTGGCGAAGACGTGGTTGTACTTGTTCTTGAAGTACCGCGCTTCGTTGGCCCGCAGCCCTGCGAGCGCTTCCGCGACAGGGGAAGACTCAAGCCCCGCGGTGGAGACGTTCTGGAAGTCGACGGTGTAAGGCATGGCTCCTCCTTCGTGGGTTCCTGTTTGTTGGTTCACCTTATGCCGGTGGTGGCGGGCCTTGCTTCTCCGATCCTGCTCGGGTTGCAGGCACGCGGAGTCAGTTCGGCAGCGCTGTACGGCGACTACCGCCGTCGTTGTTGACAGAGCCGGATTCAGGGCCGGAGGTTGCCGGGCAGCGTCTCTGGGTAACGCCGCCCGGGCCCCCGGCGGGACCCGATGCATGCCGCGGCCCCATCCCACAAGGGGAACTGGAGAACCGGGCATCCGTGCGGTCCTGCCGTCATTAGTAAATATGCTTACCTTCCCTCGGCACACGAGTAGTTGGTACTCATATTTCCGGCGGGCGCGACCTTCAACTACGCGCCCGCCAACTGGCAATCCGCTCCTGAACTGCGCCGATACTTCGGCTTACCCAAGGAAGGAGAGGGGGCTGCTACTTCCCTTCCTTGCCCTTACCGGAATTGGTCTTGTTCTTGCCGCCGC
The Paenarthrobacter ureafaciens genome window above contains:
- a CDS encoding glycoside hydrolase family 32 protein; this encodes MSTSLDAARPETAPDKDSGFRPAIHFTAKDTWLNDPNGLVFHDGLYHLFFQNNPSGNVWGNMSWGHATSEDLLHWTELPVAIACDEREDIFSGSVVVDHGNTSGFGTAEAPALVAIYTSAFKPGTEYSGTQAQSLAYSTDSGMTWQKYGGNPVLTRGSAHFRDPKVFRYEGGGDAYWVMVAVEAQQQKVVLYRSDDLKSWDFLSEFGPANADEGEWECPDLFPLALDGNPADTMWVLIVNVNPGAVAGGSGGQYFVGQFDGVRFVPDEAALAAPAGLSALPDAEARTEALQHCLWLDWGRDCYASVSFSNVPGGRRIIIGWMSNWDYANELPTSPWRSAMTLPRELRLVTVEGSPRLVQEPVLPELPAGSDLEPGDPPFSLPDAEPGSAQVIDAEMRLEGEGLVEFLLFGSRDGAQGTYLRYDPTTARLTLDRRNSGNTGFHQKFPSVESAPLELEDGLLKLLIVADHCSVEVFAQDGRVVLTDLVFPDVRSLENRLTLTDSRATLLKLAVSKLA
- a CDS encoding LacI family DNA-binding transcriptional regulator → MSNKNVGIKDVAVAAGVSVTTVSHVLNDVSYARVSPETRDKVRSVAEELGYGPNRLAQALRTQRTGMLGLVSEEIATTPHAGRIILGADEAAKARGYNLMIINTPGSASLESRQADVQALLERRVDGILYATMYHRNVELPSNLGSVPSVLVDSVATAGNIAAVIPDEDGGARAAVGALLEAGHTQIGFINNTDDVPATRERLHAFRATLNEAGLDGDGAPVESELSEVQGGYEATLRILSGQDRPTALFCYNDRMAMGAYRAAAELGLTIPTDLSVVGFDDQELIAANLYPGLTTVALPHYEMGAWAAEHLIDAIEGKADLDPLALHPTILGCPLVRRDSIAAPR
- a CDS encoding NosD domain-containing protein gives rise to the protein MSSNNYYDVTTWPVGNPFEDVGEVINSIIADIKQRQTAADVNDGGKPGAVIYLPPGDYRLRTQVLIDISFLRIQGSGHGFTSSSIRFNVPQEEWSGLHELWPGGSRILVDLAAGDSADESEGAAFLVKREGSPRISSVEFTDFCIDGLHFSPDGSALPAENTYVNGKTGIHVASANDSFRVNGMGFIYLEHALAIHKADALSIHDNFIAECGNCIELRGWGQASKITDNLIGAGFKGHSIYAENHGGLLITANNVFPRGASSVHLSGVTRSSVTNNRLHSFYPGMVILAEGSSENLVATNHFLRDHEPWTPFFGIDNGLDDDFGLLNVHGNHNSIFANHFSLIVDSESIRPSGTAPVIIKLAEGAGNMVSTNHVVAKDVQATSSESCFEAQVDALLASRATERLQVTTVLVESASVHNTVLDSGSEAQVVADRTTNAVRATPGIQLTATPGM
- a CDS encoding carbohydrate kinase family protein encodes the protein MQSTRPTSDPRNPLEVLVVGEAIMDIVVSAQGSVEHPGGSPTNVAYGLGRLGVETALLTSIGDDPRAAAIEQHLSGAGVTLLPGSRRPGRTATATATLADDGSAHYDFDIRWTLPGTAPATLPKILHTGSIATFLAPGAAAVKELLLQSHERCLVTYDPNIRPALLGSHAEARSIFEELVPLTDVVKLSDEDAQWLYPGVHLDDVPGHILGLGARLVAITAGSRGSVLATAQAHAVVPAVGSKVADTIGAGDSYMSALIHGLLHRGSEGLSASVLASLGRTAAKAAAITVRRAGANPPTLAELHMDLPEQEALVP